One window from the genome of Haloprofundus halobius encodes:
- a CDS encoding universal stress protein, which translates to MASSLFDKMFVPIAGPGDAANTARVIYQFAYEDSAVIVVHVVEKGEGVPDKASVEQRREFAEEAYLSFFEMFPSDGPTLQYRTLYGRNVAITIQQAAEEENATVIAFVPRVGSRWLKFITGDVTTELIKRSSIPVIALPKEQKRIVFTHDT; encoded by the coding sequence CAGGCGACGCAGCGAACACGGCCCGGGTCATCTATCAGTTCGCCTACGAGGATTCGGCGGTGATCGTGGTTCACGTCGTCGAGAAAGGCGAAGGCGTACCCGACAAGGCATCCGTCGAGCAGCGTCGAGAGTTCGCTGAGGAGGCATATCTGTCCTTTTTTGAAATGTTTCCGAGTGACGGCCCCACGCTTCAGTACCGCACGTTATACGGGCGGAACGTCGCAATAACGATCCAGCAGGCCGCCGAAGAGGAAAACGCGACCGTAATCGCGTTCGTCCCACGCGTCGGGAGCCGTTGGCTCAAGTTCATTACCGGAGATGTTACAACTGAACTCATCAAACGAAGCAGTATCCCGGTGATTGCACTTCCGAAAGAACAGAAACGGATCGTGTTCACCCACGATACATAA